Proteins from a single region of Streptomyces spinoverrucosus:
- a CDS encoding hydrogenase expression protein HypE: MNAASPTTAQEPGAAGSPGTDEQPIHILWINAGLSCDGDSVALTAAMQPSIEEIALGALPGLPKIAVHWPLIDFESGPVGGADTFIEWFFKGERGEIDPFVLVIEGSVPNEAIKQEGYWCGFGDNPETGQPITTSEWIDRLAPKALAVVAIGTCATYGGIHAMAGNPTGAMGVPDYLGWDWKSKAGIPIVCVPGCPIKPDNFAETLTYLLYQAAGSAPMIPLDDKLRPTWLFGATVHEGCDRAGYYEQGQFAMSYDSPKCQVKIGCWGPVVKCNVPKRGWMNGIGGCPNVGGICIACTMPGFPDKFMPFMDEPPGGRLSSTASGAYGAVIRKLRSITAKTVDKEPKWRHTGREITTGYRPPW; this comes from the coding sequence ATGAACGCAGCATCGCCGACCACGGCTCAGGAGCCGGGCGCGGCCGGCTCACCCGGCACGGACGAGCAACCGATCCACATCCTCTGGATCAACGCCGGGCTGAGTTGCGACGGCGACTCGGTCGCCCTGACGGCCGCCATGCAGCCCAGCATCGAGGAGATCGCCCTGGGTGCCCTGCCCGGGCTGCCGAAGATCGCGGTGCACTGGCCGCTGATCGACTTCGAGTCCGGTCCGGTCGGCGGCGCGGACACGTTCATCGAGTGGTTCTTCAAGGGTGAGCGCGGGGAGATCGACCCGTTCGTGCTCGTGATCGAGGGGTCCGTTCCGAACGAGGCGATCAAGCAGGAGGGCTACTGGTGCGGCTTCGGCGACAACCCGGAGACCGGCCAGCCCATCACCACCAGCGAGTGGATCGACCGGCTCGCGCCGAAGGCCCTGGCCGTCGTCGCGATCGGCACCTGTGCCACGTACGGCGGTATCCACGCCATGGCGGGCAACCCGACCGGCGCAATGGGGGTGCCCGACTATCTGGGCTGGGACTGGAAGTCGAAGGCGGGCATCCCGATCGTGTGCGTGCCGGGCTGCCCGATCAAGCCGGACAACTTCGCCGAGACGCTGACCTATCTGCTGTACCAGGCGGCGGGGTCGGCGCCGATGATCCCGCTCGACGACAAGCTCCGGCCGACCTGGCTGTTCGGCGCGACCGTGCACGAGGGCTGCGACCGGGCCGGCTACTACGAGCAGGGCCAGTTCGCGATGTCGTACGACTCGCCCAAGTGCCAGGTGAAGATCGGCTGCTGGGGGCCGGTCGTGAAGTGCAACGTGCCCAAGCGGGGCTGGATGAACGGCATCGGCGGCTGCCCGAACGTGGGCGGCATCTGCATCGCCTGCACCATGCCCGGCTTCCCCGACAAGTTCATGCCGTTCATGGACGAGCCGCCCGGCGGCAGGCTCTCCAGCACCGCCAGCGGTGCCTACGGCGCCGTGATCCGCAAGCTGCGGTCCATCACGGCCAAGACCGTGGACAAGGAACCCAAGTGGCGGCACACCGGCCGGGAGATCACCACCGGCTACCGGCCGCCCTGGTGA
- a CDS encoding nickel-dependent hydrogenase large subunit: protein MTSTTTGDGTGLVEMAWDPITRIVGSLGIHAKIDFKQKRVAECYSTSSIFRGYSVFMRGKDPRDAHFITSRICGICGDNHATCSVYTQNMAYGVKPPHLGEWIINCGESAEFMFDHNIFQENLVGVDYCEKMVRETNPGVLELAERTEAPHAADHGYRTIADIMRALNPLEGEFYREALSVSRYTREMFCLMEGRHVHPSTLYPGGVGTIASVQLFTDYMTRLMRYVEFMKRVVPLHDDLFDFFYEALPGYEEVGRRRVLLGCWGAFNDPEYCDFTYANMSDWGRKMFVTPGIIVDGKLVTSDLTEINLGIRILLGSSYYEDWVGQEQFVTHDPLGNPVDPRHPWNQHTIPAPQKRDFNDKYSWVMSPRWFDGKDYLPLDTGGGPIARLWSTALSGLVDIGYVKATGHSVIINLPRTLTKPETTFEWKIPQWSNAIERNRARTYFQAYAAAVALHSAEMGLEEVRAGRTQTWEKFEVPDESIGVGFTEAVRGVLSHHMVIRDGKIANYHPYPPTPWNASTRDTYGTPGPYEDAVQNTPIFEENSPENFKGIDIMRTVRSFDPCLPCGVHMYVGDGRTTKSMHVPTGLSGLAG from the coding sequence ATGACCTCGACGACGACCGGTGACGGCACCGGCCTGGTGGAGATGGCGTGGGACCCGATCACCCGGATCGTGGGCAGCCTCGGCATCCACGCGAAGATCGACTTCAAGCAGAAGCGGGTCGCCGAGTGCTACAGCACCTCGTCGATCTTCCGCGGCTACAGCGTCTTCATGCGGGGCAAGGACCCGCGCGACGCGCACTTCATCACCAGCCGCATCTGCGGCATCTGCGGTGACAACCACGCCACCTGCTCGGTGTACACGCAGAACATGGCGTACGGCGTGAAGCCGCCGCACCTCGGTGAGTGGATCATCAACTGCGGTGAGTCCGCGGAGTTCATGTTCGACCACAACATCTTCCAGGAGAACCTGGTCGGGGTCGACTACTGCGAGAAGATGGTCCGCGAGACCAACCCCGGGGTCCTCGAACTCGCCGAACGCACCGAGGCCCCGCACGCCGCCGACCACGGCTACCGCACCATCGCCGACATCATGCGCGCCCTCAACCCGCTGGAGGGCGAGTTCTACCGCGAGGCACTGTCCGTCAGCCGCTACACACGCGAGATGTTCTGCCTGATGGAGGGCCGCCACGTGCACCCCTCCACGCTGTACCCGGGCGGCGTCGGCACCATCGCCTCCGTGCAGCTCTTCACGGACTACATGACCCGGCTGATGCGGTACGTGGAGTTCATGAAGCGGGTCGTGCCGCTGCACGACGACCTGTTCGACTTCTTCTACGAGGCGCTGCCCGGGTACGAGGAGGTCGGCCGCCGCCGGGTGCTGCTCGGCTGCTGGGGCGCGTTCAACGACCCCGAGTACTGCGACTTCACGTACGCCAACATGTCGGACTGGGGGCGGAAGATGTTCGTCACCCCCGGCATCATCGTCGACGGCAAGCTCGTCACCAGCGACCTCACCGAGATCAACCTCGGCATCCGCATCCTGCTGGGCAGCTCGTACTACGAGGACTGGGTCGGCCAGGAGCAGTTCGTCACCCACGACCCGCTCGGCAACCCGGTCGACCCGCGCCACCCGTGGAACCAGCACACCATCCCGGCCCCGCAGAAGCGGGACTTCAACGACAAGTACAGCTGGGTGATGTCCCCGCGCTGGTTCGACGGCAAGGACTACCTGCCACTCGACACCGGCGGCGGCCCCATCGCCCGCCTGTGGTCGACCGCGCTGTCGGGCCTGGTGGACATCGGGTACGTCAAGGCCACCGGCCACAGCGTGATCATCAACCTGCCGCGCACCCTCACCAAGCCGGAGACCACCTTCGAGTGGAAGATCCCGCAGTGGAGCAACGCCATCGAGCGCAACCGCGCCCGCACCTACTTCCAGGCGTACGCGGCCGCCGTGGCGCTGCACAGCGCGGAGATGGGCCTCGAAGAGGTGCGCGCCGGACGCACGCAGACGTGGGAGAAGTTCGAGGTGCCGGACGAGTCGATCGGCGTCGGCTTCACCGAGGCGGTGCGCGGTGTGCTCTCGCATCACATGGTCATCCGGGACGGCAAGATCGCCAACTACCACCCGTACCCGCCGACTCCGTGGAACGCCTCCACCCGCGACACCTACGGCACCCCCGGCCCGTACGAGGACGCCGTGCAGAACACGCCGATCTTCGAGGAGAACTCCCCGGAGAACTTCAAGGGCATCGACATCATGCGCACGGTACGCAGCTTCGACCCGTGTCTGCCGTGCGGTGTGCACATGTACGTCGGTGACGGCCGCACGACGAAGTCGATGCACGTCCCCACCGGACTGAGCGGCCTGGCCGGATGA
- a CDS encoding DUF5947 family protein yields the protein MSAPQTGPGLLRHDPGPRGLRRFTTPRRPREERCELCSAPLAEARHRHLVDVEKRSLACACDPCAQLLDRSGGTRGRFLTVPGRYLRDPGHRLDEQAWERLGIPVGVAFFFRNSALDRLVALYPSPAGATESELDPESWQSVLAGTELAGLLAPDVEALLLRRHQGRVECYLVPIDICYELVGRMRLRWQGFDGGAEARADLEAFFDQVRERARAPRGSRS from the coding sequence GTGAGCGCGCCCCAGACCGGTCCGGGGCTCCTGCGGCACGACCCCGGGCCACGGGGCCTGCGCCGCTTCACCACCCCGCGCCGGCCCCGCGAGGAGCGCTGCGAGCTGTGCTCGGCGCCGCTCGCCGAGGCGCGTCACCGGCACCTCGTCGACGTCGAGAAGCGGTCCCTGGCCTGCGCCTGCGACCCGTGCGCCCAGCTGCTGGACCGCTCCGGGGGCACGCGGGGCCGCTTCCTGACCGTGCCCGGCCGGTACCTGCGCGACCCGGGCCACCGGCTCGACGAGCAGGCCTGGGAGCGGCTCGGCATCCCCGTCGGCGTGGCCTTCTTCTTCCGCAACTCGGCGCTGGACCGGCTGGTCGCCCTGTACCCGAGCCCGGCCGGCGCGACCGAGAGCGAACTGGACCCGGAGTCCTGGCAGTCCGTGCTGGCCGGCACCGAACTGGCCGGGCTGCTCGCGCCCGATGTCGAGGCGCTGCTGCTGCGCCGGCACCAGGGCCGGGTCGAGTGCTATCTGGTGCCGATCGACATCTGCTACGAACTGGTGGGACGGATGCGGCTGCGCTGGCAGGGCTTCGACGGCGGCGCGGAGGCCCGCGCCGACCTGGAGGCGTTTTTCGACCAGGTCCGCGAGCGGGCCCGCGCGCCGCGAGGGAGCCGGTCGTGA
- a CDS encoding DUF6084 family protein codes for MTDFSFACTGVRADPYAAGPTLVFRLRVTASPPTRVHALALRCQIRIEPARRGYADAEADALTDLFGERSRWGSSLNAMQFAQVQVMVPGFTGEVETDVAVPCTYDMDIASSRYFHALESGEVPLLMLFSGTAFTGEGGFRVEPVPWDKEAGYRMPVKTWREMVEQHFPGSGWIRLPRDTMDALLAYRSRHALPSWQATVEALMTAAGERTP; via the coding sequence GTGACCGACTTCTCGTTCGCGTGCACGGGGGTGCGCGCCGACCCGTACGCCGCGGGCCCCACCCTGGTGTTCCGGCTGCGGGTCACGGCCTCGCCGCCGACCCGGGTGCACGCGCTGGCGCTGCGCTGCCAGATCCGCATCGAGCCCGCCCGGCGCGGCTACGCCGACGCGGAGGCCGACGCGCTGACCGACCTGTTCGGTGAACGGTCCCGGTGGGGCAGCAGCCTCAACGCGATGCAGTTCGCCCAAGTGCAGGTGATGGTGCCCGGGTTCACCGGCGAGGTCGAGACCGACGTCGCCGTGCCCTGCACCTACGACATGGACATCGCGTCCTCCCGCTACTTCCACGCCCTGGAGTCAGGGGAGGTACCGCTGCTGATGCTGTTCTCCGGCACCGCCTTCACCGGCGAGGGCGGCTTCCGGGTCGAGCCGGTCCCGTGGGACAAGGAGGCCGGATACCGGATGCCGGTGAAGACCTGGCGGGAGATGGTCGAACAGCACTTCCCGGGCTCCGGCTGGATCCGGCTGCCCAGGGACACCATGGACGCCCTGCTGGCGTACCGGTCGCGGCACGCGCTGCCCTCGTGGCAGGCGACGGTCGAGGCGCTGATGACGGCGGCCGGGGAGAGGACACCGTGA
- a CDS encoding hydrogenase maturation protease, whose translation MNTATTPGPRTLVAGVGNIFLGDDGFGVEAARLLCGQELPPGVEVADIGIRGMHLAYQLLDGYDTFVLLDATARGGKPGTLYVIDAAEPGSRRPPESMPLDGHRMSPDAVLALLDTLCAGTGSAPPRRTLVVGCEPATVEEGIGLSPPVAAALPEAVRLVVGLVREPAPVKESDETVV comes from the coding sequence GTGAACACCGCCACCACACCCGGCCCGCGCACCCTCGTCGCCGGGGTGGGCAACATCTTCCTCGGCGACGACGGCTTCGGCGTCGAGGCCGCACGTCTGCTGTGCGGGCAGGAGCTGCCACCCGGCGTCGAGGTCGCCGACATCGGCATCCGCGGGATGCATCTGGCGTACCAACTGCTCGACGGGTACGACACTTTCGTCCTCCTCGACGCGACCGCGCGCGGCGGGAAGCCCGGGACGCTGTACGTGATCGACGCGGCGGAGCCGGGCAGTCGCCGGCCGCCGGAGAGCATGCCGCTCGACGGTCACCGGATGTCGCCCGACGCCGTACTGGCCCTGCTCGACACCCTGTGCGCGGGCACCGGCTCAGCGCCGCCGCGGCGCACGCTGGTGGTGGGATGCGAACCCGCCACCGTCGAGGAGGGCATCGGCCTGAGCCCACCCGTGGCCGCCGCGCTGCCGGAAGCGGTGCGCCTGGTCGTCGGGCTGGTCCGCGAGCCGGCACCTGTGAAGGAGAGCGATGAAACCGTCGTATAA
- a CDS encoding DUF6893 family small protein has translation MNKRLIGGAAAATAATAFAAFLTHVMPDITRYLRIRRM, from the coding sequence ATGAACAAGCGCCTCATCGGCGGTGCGGCCGCCGCGACCGCCGCCACCGCGTTCGCCGCGTTCCTCACGCACGTCATGCCCGACATCACGCGCTACCTGCGTATTCGTCGCATGTGA
- a CDS encoding hydrogenase maturation nickel metallochaperone HypA/HybF, which translates to MHEMSVALSIVDQVERAARSQGMPGVREVHLDIGELSGVVPDALGFCFELACAGTVLEGAELTTRSVPGRASCTPCGRTWVTGMPPDMVCAGCGGAATELVAGRELRITEVHWADRNDPPAPTRATHLKES; encoded by the coding sequence ATGCACGAGATGTCCGTCGCCCTGTCGATCGTGGACCAGGTCGAGCGAGCGGCACGCTCCCAAGGCATGCCGGGTGTACGCGAAGTGCACCTGGACATCGGTGAACTGTCCGGTGTGGTGCCCGACGCGCTCGGGTTCTGCTTCGAACTCGCCTGTGCCGGGACCGTGCTGGAGGGCGCCGAACTCACCACCCGGTCCGTGCCCGGCCGGGCGTCGTGCACGCCGTGCGGGCGGACCTGGGTCACCGGGATGCCGCCCGACATGGTCTGCGCGGGCTGCGGTGGCGCCGCCACCGAGCTGGTGGCGGGCCGTGAACTGCGTATCACCGAGGTGCACTGGGCCGATCGGAACGACCCGCCCGCACCGACCCGCGCCACCCACCTCAAGGAGAGCTGA
- the hypB gene encoding hydrogenase nickel incorporation protein HypB, with protein MCRVVDLRQAVLAKNTMAARVLRSELTARGTTVVNLLSSPGSGKTALLERELLLARERGIATAALTADLATENDAARLARSGVPVKQVLTDGLCHLEADMLAGHLHEWLPEDTRLLFVENVGNLVCPASYDLGESLRVVLASVTEGEDKPLKYPTAFGLAQLVLVTKSDLAGPAEFDEAVFRAHVQQVNPGVEVVLTSVRSGEGAGVLVDRALAAADGACVHAPVMARAEA; from the coding sequence ATGTGCCGCGTAGTGGACCTCCGGCAGGCGGTGCTCGCCAAGAACACGATGGCGGCCCGCGTCCTGCGCAGCGAACTGACGGCCCGGGGCACGACGGTGGTCAACCTGCTGTCCAGTCCGGGCAGTGGCAAGACTGCCCTGCTGGAGCGGGAGCTGCTGCTCGCGCGGGAGCGCGGCATCGCGACCGCCGCCCTCACCGCGGACCTCGCCACCGAGAACGACGCCGCGCGGCTGGCGCGTTCGGGCGTGCCGGTCAAGCAGGTGCTCACCGACGGGCTGTGCCATCTGGAGGCGGACATGCTCGCCGGGCATCTGCACGAGTGGCTGCCCGAGGACACCCGCCTGCTGTTCGTGGAGAACGTCGGCAACCTGGTCTGCCCGGCCTCCTACGACCTCGGCGAGTCGCTGCGCGTGGTGCTGGCGTCCGTCACGGAGGGCGAGGACAAGCCGCTGAAGTACCCGACGGCGTTCGGGCTGGCCCAGCTGGTGCTCGTCACCAAGTCCGACCTGGCCGGACCGGCCGAGTTCGACGAGGCCGTCTTCCGGGCGCACGTCCAGCAGGTCAACCCGGGCGTCGAGGTGGTGCTGACGTCGGTACGAAGCGGCGAGGGTGCCGGTGTGCTGGTCGACCGGGCGCTGGCGGCCGCCGACGGTGCCTGCGTCCACGCACCGGTGATGGCCCGGGCCGAGGCGTGA
- the hypF gene encoding carbamoyltransferase HypF: MSTTPEVGTVPDVRTAPVVRRARVVVRGVVQGVGFRPYVYGLATELRLAGHVTNTGDGVLVEVEGASETVERFCARVAPDAPPLAMVESVEATDLPPTGVSGFTIVPSRTTGAVRTLVAPDTATCADCLAELADPADRRHRHPFITCTHCGPRFTIVTGLPYDREHTTMAGFPLCPQCTREYHDPVDRRFHAQPVACPSCGPRLGLRVGHGDSPGGDPVEAARALLAAGAILAVKGVGGYHLACDATNPRAVAELRRRKARGDKPFALMAGDVTDVEHLVRLGPVERELLTGRVRPVVLMRRRTGVRHTPPVLAEAVAPGSPDLGVMLPYTPVHHLLFASEEAPRLLVMTSGNLSGEPIVTDDGEALERLAGLADAWLTHDRPIHVPCDDSVVRVCDGEPLVLRRSRGYAPLPVTLPVPVSPALAVGGDLKNVFCLGQGDKAWLSAHIGDMDDLATQHAFDRAERQLESITGVRPALLVTDTHPAYRSGAWARRHAGGRAVVPVQHHHAHVAAVMAEHGLEADSRVIGVAFDGTGHGDDGAVWGGEFLVAGYDGFRRFAHLAYVPLPGGDAAVRRPYRMALAHLHAAGLPPGPDLPCVAACPADELPLLRRQLERSLNCVPTSSMGRLFDAVSSLAGVCHRVGYEAQAAIELEGAAVSAGGFEERDPRYDFRLAGVEPVTADPGPLFAAVADDVRAGVPVAVIAVRFHLAVARLVRAVCALAREATGLRTVALSGGVFANALLSSACARGLRADGFTVLRHHAVPPNDGGLALGQLVVAARAADRR; this comes from the coding sequence GTGAGCACGACGCCGGAGGTCGGCACGGTCCCGGACGTCCGCACCGCCCCCGTCGTACGGCGGGCCCGGGTCGTCGTGCGGGGTGTGGTGCAGGGCGTGGGTTTCCGGCCGTACGTGTACGGCCTCGCCACGGAGCTACGGCTCGCCGGTCACGTCACCAACACCGGCGACGGAGTGCTCGTCGAGGTCGAGGGCGCGTCGGAGACGGTCGAACGGTTCTGTGCGCGCGTCGCGCCCGACGCCCCGCCGCTCGCGATGGTGGAGTCGGTGGAGGCCACCGACCTGCCCCCGACCGGCGTCAGCGGCTTCACCATCGTCCCCTCGCGCACGACCGGCGCCGTCCGCACGCTGGTCGCCCCCGACACCGCGACCTGCGCCGACTGCCTCGCCGAACTCGCGGATCCGGCCGACCGACGCCACCGCCACCCCTTCATCACGTGCACGCACTGCGGACCGCGCTTCACCATCGTGACCGGTCTGCCGTACGACCGTGAGCACACGACGATGGCGGGCTTCCCCCTGTGCCCCCAGTGCACCCGCGAGTACCACGACCCCGTCGACCGCCGCTTCCACGCCCAGCCCGTCGCCTGCCCGTCCTGCGGCCCGCGTCTGGGACTGCGGGTGGGGCACGGCGACAGCCCCGGCGGCGACCCCGTCGAGGCGGCGCGGGCCCTGCTCGCCGCGGGGGCGATCCTCGCGGTCAAGGGCGTCGGCGGATACCACCTGGCGTGCGACGCGACGAATCCGCGCGCGGTCGCCGAGCTGCGTCGCCGCAAGGCACGCGGGGACAAGCCGTTCGCCCTGATGGCCGGGGATGTCACGGACGTCGAGCACCTCGTCCGTCTCGGGCCCGTCGAACGGGAGTTGCTCACCGGCCGGGTGCGCCCGGTCGTCCTGATGCGGCGGCGCACGGGCGTGCGGCACACCCCTCCAGTACTCGCCGAGGCCGTTGCGCCCGGCAGCCCGGACCTGGGCGTCATGCTGCCGTACACGCCCGTGCACCACCTGCTGTTCGCGAGCGAGGAGGCTCCCCGGCTGCTGGTGATGACGAGCGGCAATCTCTCCGGCGAGCCCATCGTCACCGACGACGGTGAAGCCCTTGAACGGCTGGCAGGTCTGGCCGACGCCTGGCTCACGCACGACCGGCCCATCCACGTCCCGTGCGACGACTCCGTCGTGCGGGTGTGCGACGGCGAGCCCTTGGTGCTGCGCCGCTCGCGCGGGTACGCGCCGCTGCCGGTCACCCTGCCCGTGCCGGTGTCCCCCGCGCTCGCGGTCGGCGGCGACCTGAAGAACGTCTTCTGCCTCGGCCAGGGCGACAAGGCGTGGCTGTCCGCGCACATCGGGGACATGGACGACCTCGCCACCCAGCACGCGTTCGACCGGGCGGAGCGGCAGCTGGAGTCGATCACGGGAGTCCGACCGGCTCTCCTTGTCACCGACACGCACCCGGCGTACCGGTCGGGCGCGTGGGCGCGGCGGCATGCGGGCGGGCGCGCTGTGGTCCCGGTCCAGCACCATCACGCGCACGTCGCCGCCGTCATGGCCGAGCACGGCCTGGAGGCGGACAGCAGGGTGATCGGGGTCGCCTTCGACGGCACCGGGCACGGGGACGACGGGGCCGTGTGGGGCGGTGAGTTCCTGGTCGCGGGCTACGACGGTTTCCGGCGGTTCGCGCACCTGGCGTATGTACCGCTGCCCGGCGGGGACGCGGCGGTGCGGCGGCCGTACCGCATGGCGCTGGCGCATCTGCACGCGGCGGGCCTCCCGCCCGGCCCGGACCTGCCGTGCGTCGCCGCTTGTCCGGCCGATGAACTGCCCCTGCTGCGGCGGCAGTTGGAACGGAGCCTGAACTGCGTTCCCACGTCCAGCATGGGCCGGCTCTTCGACGCCGTGTCGTCCCTGGCGGGGGTGTGCCACCGCGTCGGCTACGAGGCACAGGCGGCGATCGAGCTGGAGGGGGCCGCCGTGTCCGCCGGCGGCTTCGAGGAGAGGGACCCTCGGTACGACTTCCGGCTGGCGGGCGTCGAGCCGGTCACGGCCGATCCGGGGCCCTTGTTCGCCGCCGTCGCCGACGACGTACGGGCCGGCGTTCCCGTGGCCGTGATCGCCGTGCGTTTCCATCTCGCCGTCGCCCGGCTGGTGCGGGCGGTGTGTGCCCTGGCCCGCGAGGCGACGGGGCTTCGGACCGTGGCCCTGAGCGGCGGCGTGTTCGCCAACGCGCTGCTCTCGTCGGCCTGTGCCCGGGGGCTGCGCGCGGACGGCTTCACCGTCCTGCGGCACCACGCGGTCCCGCCGAACGACGGCGGGCTGGCTCTCGGCCAGCTCGTCGTGGCCGCCCGCGCGGCGGACCGACGATGA
- a CDS encoding HypC/HybG/HupF family hydrogenase formation chaperone: MCLAVPGRVLDVEERDGTRMATVDFGGVVKEVCLEYLPDLQVGEYAIVHVGFALQRLDEESARRTLELFENLGMLQEEFGDPWEQAEQVSGPQTGEARQ; encoded by the coding sequence ATGTGCCTGGCGGTACCCGGCAGAGTGCTGGACGTCGAGGAGCGGGACGGCACCCGCATGGCCACCGTCGACTTCGGCGGAGTGGTCAAGGAGGTGTGCCTGGAGTATCTGCCGGACCTTCAGGTCGGTGAGTACGCCATCGTCCATGTCGGGTTCGCCCTGCAACGGCTGGACGAGGAGTCGGCCCGCCGGACGCTGGAGCTGTTCGAGAACCTCGGCATGCTCCAGGAGGAGTTCGGCGATCCCTGGGAGCAGGCCGAGCAGGTTTCGGGGCCGCAGACCGGGGAGGCGCGGCAGTGA
- the hypD gene encoding hydrogenase formation protein HypD, translating to MKYIDEFQDPELAARLLDDIRATVTRPWALMEVCGGQTHTIIRHGIDQLLPDEVELIHGPGCPVCVTPLEVIDKALEIASRPDVIFCSFGDMLRVPGTGRDLFQVRGEGGDVRVVYSPLDALRIAEENPDRQVVFFGIGFETTAPPNAMTVYQARKRGIGNFSLLVSHVRVPPAIEAIMQSPDCRVQAFLAAGHVCSVMGMEEYPALAERFRVPIVVTGFEPLDILEGVRRTVRQLERGEHTVDNAYPRAVRPEGNPAARAMLDDVFEVTDRAWRGIGVIPDSGWRLSERYRDYDAEHRFQVGDITTREPAECRSGEVLQGLLKPHECEAFGTTCTPRTPLGATMVSSEGACAAYYLYRRLDLPGRATPVTVTTPSQEDSSLV from the coding sequence GTGAAGTACATCGACGAGTTCCAGGACCCGGAGCTGGCGGCGCGGCTGCTCGACGACATCAGGGCCACGGTGACCCGGCCGTGGGCGCTGATGGAGGTGTGCGGCGGCCAGACCCACACCATCATCCGGCACGGCATCGACCAACTGCTGCCCGACGAGGTGGAGTTGATCCACGGGCCGGGCTGTCCGGTGTGTGTGACGCCGCTGGAGGTGATCGACAAGGCGCTGGAGATCGCCTCGCGGCCCGACGTGATCTTCTGCTCCTTCGGCGACATGCTGCGGGTTCCGGGCACCGGGCGCGACCTGTTCCAGGTGCGCGGCGAGGGCGGTGACGTACGGGTGGTGTACTCCCCGCTCGACGCGCTGCGGATCGCCGAGGAGAACCCGGACCGGCAGGTCGTGTTCTTCGGCATCGGCTTCGAGACGACCGCCCCGCCCAACGCGATGACGGTGTATCAGGCCCGAAAGCGCGGCATCGGCAACTTCAGCCTGCTCGTCAGCCATGTCCGGGTCCCGCCGGCCATCGAGGCGATCATGCAGTCCCCGGACTGCCGGGTGCAGGCCTTCCTCGCGGCGGGCCATGTGTGCAGCGTGATGGGTATGGAGGAGTACCCCGCGCTCGCGGAGCGGTTCCGGGTGCCGATCGTGGTGACCGGGTTCGAGCCGCTGGACATCCTGGAGGGCGTACGGCGTACCGTGCGGCAGCTGGAGCGCGGCGAGCACACGGTCGACAACGCCTACCCGCGCGCGGTGCGGCCCGAGGGCAACCCGGCGGCGCGGGCCATGCTGGACGACGTCTTCGAGGTCACCGACCGGGCCTGGCGCGGTATCGGGGTCATCCCCGACAGCGGCTGGCGGCTGTCCGAACGCTACCGGGACTACGACGCCGAGCACCGCTTCCAGGTGGGGGACATCACGACGCGGGAGCCCGCCGAGTGCCGCAGCGGTGAGGTGCTGCAGGGGCTGCTGAAGCCGCACGAGTGCGAGGCGTTCGGTACGACGTGCACTCCGCGTACGCCGCTGGGGGCGACGATGGTGTCCAGCGAGGGGGCCTGCGCGGCCTACTACCTGTACCGGCGGCTGGACCTGCCGGGCCGTGCGACGCCCGTGACGGTGACGACCCCGAGCCAGGAGGACAGCTCCCTTGTCTGA